The following proteins are encoded in a genomic region of Gimesia algae:
- a CDS encoding FG-GAP repeat domain-containing protein, whose product MPWTSKFITSALLVLLCFSIWDRELKSTAGGDQRPAAAPDAGYFTPAQPIPVSKKRQYGQLGRGEDYRSIVVGAADVFGSGPYDLFVFPDRLFPFRGFDDHGAPRYGKPVKITGSALNGTVFTGPDKTIYGLFAAGKKIRLCRFDRDKKEFQQQALSPELDLPGGMGRALAGFIDSQGHFNVYFSIADGNSYRPPGDHHAASYIPYDGAGFWRGNITRRQLYHAKFDSLNLKHVETVSRVGQGPGEFLFNLGGMAIVNPGADQPPALVTSEKLGVFRYFEIDPQTGSLSLQKLVNDQNHVGLRHPVINANLCAVPDPETGRSHLIVGDTGRVWFYPCSGQLTSNGSPIYESPHPVMREDAHLCLGELPVISPGDVDGDGLTDLIVGNDAGQLLFVKNIGDQTCVEFDQPQSVSVGGKPLDIKAGYRGSIQGPGEGMWGYTCPTLYDWNGDGRLDVILNSIMADYMLLLQEPSGTAIAFSEPKPLYCDGLQMHLAWRSQPAITDWGIQDRLCLIALDEQNLLRQFWRIDNQNVERGELLKLKDGSPITANVDEAAGQTGRAKLVAHDWDQDGKIDLLIGASRGLSFPASKISYLPSGYLLTRQASVLFLRNIGSNAEPVFDYVKQLDFHGKRIGLGIHSCSPAPVDFGRGVIDLFVGTENGTIHYYPRETLSISTLPY is encoded by the coding sequence ATGCCGTGGACATCAAAGTTTATCACTTCAGCCTTACTCGTATTACTGTGCTTTTCCATTTGGGACCGCGAACTGAAATCAACTGCAGGAGGCGATCAGAGACCAGCGGCCGCTCCAGACGCAGGTTATTTTACTCCCGCGCAGCCGATTCCCGTTTCCAAAAAACGGCAGTACGGGCAACTTGGCAGGGGGGAAGATTATCGATCCATCGTCGTGGGTGCAGCCGATGTGTTTGGATCGGGTCCTTATGACCTGTTTGTATTCCCCGACAGGCTGTTTCCGTTTCGAGGCTTTGACGACCATGGCGCGCCCCGCTATGGGAAGCCGGTCAAAATCACAGGCTCCGCGTTGAACGGGACGGTTTTTACAGGTCCCGATAAAACGATCTACGGCCTGTTTGCAGCGGGAAAGAAAATTCGCCTCTGCAGATTTGATCGCGATAAAAAAGAATTTCAGCAGCAGGCGCTCTCACCAGAGCTGGATCTGCCTGGCGGCATGGGGCGGGCACTGGCCGGGTTTATTGACTCGCAGGGACACTTCAACGTTTATTTTTCGATAGCCGATGGAAACAGTTACCGTCCGCCCGGCGATCATCATGCGGCTTCTTACATTCCTTACGATGGTGCCGGTTTCTGGCGCGGCAATATTACACGTCGCCAGTTGTACCACGCCAAATTTGATTCATTGAACCTGAAACATGTGGAAACCGTTTCACGTGTGGGGCAGGGGCCCGGAGAATTCCTGTTTAACCTGGGAGGCATGGCGATTGTCAATCCGGGAGCAGACCAGCCGCCGGCACTGGTGACCAGTGAAAAACTGGGTGTGTTCCGCTACTTCGAGATCGATCCGCAGACCGGCAGCCTCTCCCTGCAAAAACTGGTCAACGACCAGAACCATGTCGGATTACGGCATCCCGTGATTAATGCGAATCTGTGTGCCGTTCCTGATCCGGAAACGGGACGTTCTCATCTGATCGTCGGTGACACGGGGCGGGTCTGGTTCTACCCCTGTTCCGGCCAGCTCACTTCGAATGGTTCACCGATTTATGAATCACCCCATCCCGTGATGAGAGAAGACGCACACCTCTGTCTGGGAGAATTGCCTGTCATCAGTCCGGGAGATGTGGACGGCGATGGTCTGACGGATCTGATTGTGGGTAATGACGCGGGGCAACTCTTGTTTGTCAAAAATATCGGCGATCAGACGTGTGTCGAGTTCGATCAGCCTCAGTCGGTTTCAGTGGGAGGCAAACCGCTGGACATCAAAGCCGGTTACCGCGGTTCGATCCAGGGGCCCGGCGAGGGGATGTGGGGCTATACCTGCCCGACCCTTTATGACTGGAACGGCGACGGGCGACTGGACGTGATTTTGAACAGCATCATGGCAGATTACATGCTGTTACTGCAGGAGCCGTCGGGCACCGCAATTGCGTTCTCAGAGCCGAAGCCCCTGTATTGTGATGGCCTGCAGATGCATCTCGCCTGGCGAAGTCAGCCAGCCATCACAGACTGGGGCATCCAGGATCGTCTCTGTCTGATTGCCCTGGACGAGCAGAACCTGTTACGACAGTTCTGGCGGATCGACAATCAGAATGTTGAGCGTGGCGAATTATTGAAGTTAAAAGATGGTTCGCCGATTACCGCCAATGTGGATGAAGCCGCCGGCCAGACCGGACGCGCCAAGCTGGTGGCCCATGATTGGGATCAGGATGGGAAAATTGATCTCTTGATCGGCGCATCCCGTGGCCTGTCGTTCCCTGCTTCGAAGATATCCTATCTGCCCAGTGGTTATTTACTGACGCGACAGGCTTCGGTACTGTTTTTACGTAACATCGGCAGTAACGCTGAACCGGTCTTTGATTATGTCAAACAGCTCGATTTTCATGGAAAACGAATCGGGTTGGGCATTCATTCCTGCTCTCCCGCGCCGGTTGACTTTGGTCGTGGCGTGATCGATTTATTCGTGGGAACCGAAAATGGAACGATCCACTATTACCCGCGCGAAACACTGTCGATCTCCACTCTCCCATACTGA
- a CDS encoding transthyretin-like family protein encodes MRRRLKTALFVLLPSLFISACSSRPDDQPDLGRVKGLVTLDSAPLAGVLVQYTPEEGRGSQSLTDKDGRYELMYVYPTMGAKVGQHTVIISTPPVDDSDPEAPKVKEVVPEKYRKNSILKADVKAGENDISFDLQTR; translated from the coding sequence ATGAGAAGAAGATTGAAAACAGCTCTGTTCGTCCTCCTGCCGAGCCTGTTCATTTCCGCATGCAGTTCCCGGCCGGATGATCAACCGGATCTGGGCCGCGTGAAAGGACTGGTCACGTTGGACAGCGCGCCACTGGCAGGAGTGCTGGTGCAGTATACCCCTGAGGAAGGTCGCGGCTCGCAATCTCTGACGGACAAGGATGGACGATATGAATTGATGTATGTGTATCCCACCATGGGGGCGAAGGTGGGCCAGCATACTGTCATCATCAGTACTCCTCCCGTTGATGATTCCGATCCGGAGGCCCCGAAGGTAAAGGAAGTGGTGCCGGAAAAATATCGAAAAAATTCGATTCTGAAGGCAGACGTCAAAGCAGGAGAGAACGATATCAGTTTTGACCTGCAAACCAGGTAA
- a CDS encoding DUF1559 domain-containing protein produces the protein MQRHHVRVRGFTLIELLVVIAIIAILIALLLPAVQQAREAARRSTCKNNLKQLGLAIHNYHETHRVFPPGYCGDPSNSCSSVDAANNGWGWGAFILPFIDQSNLYNQLGVGQIKQAVCSVPSGTQAATTVGSADLQKTAIPVYICPTATDPSINPGRVSGGHAKSNYAGVAGIDWTGVDATTGFKAIFVDGTKHVTRLRDFIDGSSNTFAIGEKYRRDIDGTLTTQVAGEYYGAVWVGIAPDVRAANVVGQLAPTGSSYAVNGGSVNAFASQHTGGAHFLFIDGRVQFISENMDQDKLSAIATGNDGKIANIE, from the coding sequence ATGCAACGTCATCACGTCAGAGTTCGTGGCTTTACCCTGATTGAGTTACTGGTGGTGATTGCCATCATTGCCATTCTGATTGCGCTCCTGTTACCGGCCGTCCAACAGGCGCGGGAAGCCGCCCGCCGCAGTACCTGCAAAAACAATCTGAAACAACTGGGCCTGGCAATTCACAATTATCATGAAACGCATCGTGTGTTTCCTCCCGGATACTGTGGCGATCCGAGCAACAGTTGCTCGTCGGTGGATGCTGCTAATAATGGCTGGGGCTGGGGCGCTTTTATCCTGCCGTTTATTGATCAGTCGAATCTGTATAATCAACTCGGTGTCGGCCAGATTAAACAGGCTGTGTGCAGCGTTCCTTCCGGAACACAGGCCGCTACGACGGTGGGCAGTGCCGATTTGCAAAAGACAGCCATTCCCGTTTACATCTGCCCGACGGCAACCGATCCGTCGATTAATCCAGGCCGCGTTTCCGGAGGACATGCCAAATCAAACTATGCGGGTGTCGCAGGCATCGACTGGACCGGAGTTGATGCTACGACAGGTTTCAAAGCCATTTTTGTTGACGGAACAAAACATGTAACGCGGTTGCGCGATTTTATCGATGGTTCGAGCAACACCTTTGCGATTGGCGAAAAGTATCGACGCGATATTGACGGAACCTTAACCACCCAGGTCGCAGGGGAATACTATGGAGCTGTCTGGGTGGGGATTGCCCCTGATGTCCGCGCAGCCAATGTGGTCGGGCAGTTGGCACCGACCGGATCGTCTTACGCCGTGAACGGCGGCTCCGTGAATGCGTTTGCCAGTCAGCATACCGGCGGCGCTCACTTTTTATTCATTGATGGACGGGTTCAGTTTATCAGTGAGAATATGGACCAGGACAAACTGTCTGCGATTGCGACAGGAAATGATGGTAAAATTGCCAACATCGAGTAA
- a CDS encoding GntR family transcriptional regulator — MRKPTSEKNQSEIAYEVLRQKLLNREFAPGARVRYGPLGDEIGMSATPVREAIGRLASEGLIELVPQLGAVVKRPTLTDTTELYEMREAIEPYAAAKASQLIAARQLKSLQTTVNTMKKLHDSMIAGKKRGQDIAARFDKSDLKFHQTIMNAVNNQRMLTVIGDFHLLTEIIGAARHSYSQEVLKMTIDDHTAILKGLNRRNAEQTSKAMLAHIQNSRRLTLSRLQDECSK; from the coding sequence ATGCGAAAGCCGACTTCAGAAAAAAATCAGTCCGAGATCGCTTATGAAGTATTGCGACAGAAACTGTTAAACAGAGAGTTTGCGCCGGGTGCCCGCGTGCGTTATGGCCCTTTGGGGGACGAAATCGGCATGAGCGCCACACCCGTGCGCGAAGCGATCGGGCGACTGGCCAGCGAAGGACTGATCGAACTGGTGCCGCAACTGGGCGCCGTCGTGAAACGGCCGACCCTGACGGACACAACCGAGCTGTACGAAATGCGGGAAGCCATCGAACCTTATGCCGCCGCGAAGGCTTCGCAACTGATCGCTGCCCGGCAGCTAAAATCGTTGCAGACGACCGTCAATACGATGAAAAAGCTGCACGACTCGATGATAGCAGGCAAAAAACGGGGACAGGATATTGCTGCCCGGTTCGACAAGTCTGACCTGAAGTTTCACCAGACAATCATGAACGCGGTCAACAACCAGCGGATGCTGACCGTCATCGGCGACTTTCATTTGCTGACAGAAATTATCGGTGCGGCACGGCACAGTTACAGCCAGGAAGTCTTGAAGATGACCATTGACGATCACACGGCGATTCTCAAGGGACTCAACAGGCGAAACGCGGAACAGACCAGTAAGGCGATGCTGGCCCACATTCAAAACAGCCGCCGACTCACATTAAGTCGGCTCCAGGACGAATGCTCGAAATAA
- a CDS encoding glycosyltransferase, which produces MTLTTGQKQQLCQTCTLKNPKTGKPYKRNYFCGKHGNEISTIIKSRPTCEGWGNEIKIEAPEVAIQKSAPEKKPAPQKPAKRPAGKYTDFVHKDEVGEFTADTLERSGKKPMDASTKPFVMPSFRYRNELGIYLNQLGLTGEIAEVGVFQCNFSQQIMKHWQGEKIHLVDIGFDQRQDVPRAEFHEMSSMDASHKFKDASLDAVYIDADHSFYGISDDLELWYDKVKPGGLFCGHDFINSYDLDVTGHQPVPLEEWPTRDIESLTYGVKVAVTRFARRRGLKIYHTAPDERGSPSWFIIKPHRFVTTLTENFIPGFIGLIQSMKEKGEIEFCFTVVEYEPISQKQKDIVNAMGIHVDWYPKELLGHFEFDRSSTDSPRMAWNLNKFLVWRLPHRGPMCYTDVDVLCLSSLRDLINLRPLSVTMMQSAIGHEPDHINKYRPSGVYPFNAGWFVFERSEQVYQECQEYARSYKGERIAFGDQVPMNDYWGTQRPDEVNFVDINWNISHWCLHHDYFELNWDHVKLLHFAHADKPWKDQPTFRWMEKGWALFKGFYERGILAANRKLKSGE; this is translated from the coding sequence ATGACACTGACAACCGGACAGAAACAGCAGCTCTGCCAGACCTGCACATTGAAAAACCCAAAAACTGGGAAGCCATACAAGCGGAATTACTTTTGCGGAAAACACGGCAATGAGATCAGCACGATAATCAAGAGTCGTCCGACCTGTGAAGGTTGGGGGAATGAAATTAAAATCGAAGCCCCTGAAGTGGCGATCCAGAAATCTGCTCCCGAAAAGAAACCAGCACCGCAAAAGCCAGCCAAACGGCCAGCAGGGAAATACACGGACTTCGTTCATAAGGATGAAGTCGGTGAATTTACTGCCGACACTCTGGAGCGGTCCGGCAAGAAGCCGATGGACGCCAGCACGAAGCCATTCGTGATGCCTTCATTCAGGTACCGTAATGAACTGGGCATCTATTTGAATCAACTTGGTCTAACTGGTGAGATTGCCGAAGTCGGTGTATTTCAATGCAACTTCTCACAGCAGATCATGAAGCACTGGCAGGGGGAGAAAATTCACCTGGTCGACATCGGGTTCGATCAGCGACAGGACGTCCCCCGCGCTGAGTTCCACGAGATGTCAAGCATGGATGCCTCGCACAAGTTCAAAGACGCTTCACTGGATGCCGTCTATATTGACGCTGACCACAGCTTCTACGGTATCTCAGACGATCTGGAATTATGGTACGACAAGGTGAAACCGGGCGGGCTGTTCTGCGGTCACGACTTCATTAACAGCTATGACCTGGACGTGACCGGACATCAGCCAGTACCTCTGGAAGAGTGGCCAACACGCGACATAGAGAGCCTGACCTACGGCGTGAAAGTTGCGGTCACACGCTTTGCCAGACGCAGAGGGTTGAAGATCTACCACACCGCCCCCGATGAAAGAGGCTCCCCCAGCTGGTTCATTATCAAGCCGCACAGGTTCGTGACGACATTGACTGAGAACTTCATTCCCGGATTTATCGGTCTCATTCAGTCGATGAAAGAAAAGGGCGAGATTGAATTCTGCTTTACGGTCGTGGAGTACGAACCGATTTCGCAGAAGCAAAAAGATATCGTCAACGCAATGGGAATTCACGTTGACTGGTATCCGAAGGAACTGCTCGGACATTTCGAATTCGACCGTAGCTCGACCGACTCCCCCCGTATGGCATGGAACCTGAATAAGTTTCTGGTGTGGCGACTGCCACATAGAGGGCCGATGTGTTACACCGATGTGGATGTGCTCTGCCTCAGCAGTCTGCGGGATCTGATCAACCTGAGGCCGCTGTCGGTGACGATGATGCAATCCGCTATCGGACACGAGCCCGACCACATTAACAAGTATCGCCCCTCGGGCGTGTACCCGTTCAACGCGGGGTGGTTCGTATTCGAGCGGTCCGAGCAGGTCTACCAGGAATGTCAGGAGTACGCACGCAGTTACAAAGGCGAACGGATTGCCTTTGGCGACCAGGTGCCGATGAATGACTACTGGGGCACTCAACGGCCGGACGAGGTGAACTTCGTAGATATCAACTGGAATATCAGTCACTGGTGTCTGCATCACGATTATTTTGAACTGAACTGGGATCATGTGAAGCTGCTCCACTTCGCGCATGCGGACAAGCCTTGGAAAGATCAACCAACCTTCAGATGGATGGAAAAGGGTTGGGCTTTGTTCAAAGGCTTTTATGAGCGGGGCATTCTGGCAGCGAATCGCAAATTGAAAAGCGGGGAATAA
- a CDS encoding phage tail tape measure protein translates to MELFTKDSALRKGLASARKQLDSFSAFSRKRGMGLAASGIALMAPVVAAIPIYAQFTTQMSAVRAVTQASAEDFADLNQVAKDLGSSTSFSASQVAEGMKYLGMAGFDTKEIIAGIPSVLNLARAGALDLGIAADIASDVSSAFSMTADEIGRVSDVIAKTATSANATVEMMGETFKYVAPVAYAAGQSLEEMSTAIGLLGNNIVKATTAGTDMKEILATLAADQDKITSLGVQVSDAEGNIRPVLDIMQDLGRATQNMRPDDRLALMMDIFGKRAGKSALILSRLNVGVDEMRGKMAKAEGAAAAMAGVMDDNLEGDWLKFRSAVEGVAIAIGEDLEEPLRSLLVMLTGAATQALEWIKANKGIVVVASAVAAGLIATGGALISLGLAASVASFAIGGLVTMLSAAGTVLGILFSPFVFSPFVLITAAVLSAAAALVYYSGIGGKTISFLSDKFGGLAEIAGEVFGGIKDAMLSGDFEKAGNILWKGLEIAWLTGQNAINSKLSEWKTFFLDIWYGAIDDASGYFIDSWAGIQDAWTTMTQFLGDSWDMVMNKVQKVWSVVGGTIINGIGHMMNTLKVLNPAMASVLPDTGEFRFRAKEFTGAYKTSDEIDSATNASIADRDQRARANRQGIRQGQQGSHETAGEMSQQRQDARQKELEASQKKAADAMAAAQQELKDLLNKESAAAATSSEEKQKQAAAAAAAASSATGPNGAVAKAGKAIGGGSGDLRTKEGIDTLTRLINLNGGEVTAKEQLAQLKKVVSLLQRDNSVEVVRSS, encoded by the coding sequence GTGGAACTGTTCACGAAAGATTCTGCTTTGCGCAAAGGCCTGGCATCTGCACGGAAACAGCTGGATTCCTTCAGTGCGTTTTCGCGTAAAAGAGGAATGGGACTGGCCGCCAGTGGTATCGCCTTAATGGCACCAGTGGTGGCTGCCATTCCCATCTATGCTCAGTTTACGACACAGATGTCTGCCGTCCGGGCAGTCACCCAGGCCTCTGCAGAAGACTTCGCAGATCTGAACCAGGTTGCTAAGGACCTGGGGAGCTCGACATCATTCTCAGCCAGTCAAGTTGCCGAGGGCATGAAGTACCTCGGCATGGCCGGTTTTGATACCAAAGAGATCATCGCCGGCATCCCGTCAGTGCTGAATCTTGCGCGAGCCGGTGCGCTGGATCTGGGGATAGCGGCGGATATCGCCTCTGATGTCAGTAGCGCATTCAGCATGACGGCGGATGAGATCGGGCGTGTGTCCGATGTCATTGCCAAAACGGCGACCAGTGCCAACGCCACGGTCGAGATGATGGGGGAAACGTTTAAATACGTCGCTCCCGTTGCATATGCAGCCGGTCAGAGTCTGGAAGAAATGTCTACAGCGATCGGGCTGCTGGGCAATAACATAGTGAAGGCGACCACTGCCGGCACGGATATGAAGGAGATCCTGGCTACCCTGGCCGCCGATCAGGATAAGATCACTTCCCTGGGGGTTCAGGTTTCAGACGCTGAGGGGAACATCAGACCGGTTCTGGACATCATGCAGGACCTGGGCCGGGCCACTCAAAACATGCGACCGGATGACCGGCTCGCGTTAATGATGGACATCTTCGGAAAACGGGCAGGTAAATCAGCCCTGATTCTATCCCGGCTGAATGTCGGCGTCGATGAAATGCGCGGCAAGATGGCTAAGGCTGAAGGTGCTGCTGCTGCCATGGCCGGTGTTATGGATGACAACCTGGAGGGGGATTGGTTGAAGTTCAGGTCTGCCGTCGAAGGGGTGGCAATCGCCATTGGTGAGGATCTGGAAGAGCCGCTCAGAAGTCTCCTGGTCATGCTGACTGGAGCTGCCACACAAGCCCTTGAGTGGATCAAAGCAAACAAAGGAATCGTAGTCGTGGCTTCAGCGGTGGCAGCTGGTTTGATTGCTACTGGTGGCGCATTGATTTCCCTGGGCCTGGCGGCATCCGTCGCCAGTTTCGCTATTGGCGGGCTGGTAACAATGCTCAGTGCAGCAGGTACGGTGTTAGGCATCCTGTTCTCTCCCTTCGTGTTCTCTCCCTTCGTGCTGATCACCGCTGCTGTACTGAGCGCCGCCGCTGCCCTGGTTTATTATTCGGGCATTGGTGGAAAGACCATTTCGTTTCTCTCGGACAAGTTCGGTGGTCTGGCTGAAATCGCCGGGGAAGTCTTCGGTGGTATCAAGGATGCCATGCTGTCTGGCGACTTTGAGAAGGCCGGCAACATCCTGTGGAAGGGCCTCGAAATCGCCTGGCTGACCGGACAGAACGCCATTAATTCGAAACTCAGCGAATGGAAAACCTTCTTCCTCGACATCTGGTATGGGGCGATCGATGATGCATCAGGATACTTCATTGATTCCTGGGCGGGGATTCAGGATGCCTGGACGACGATGACTCAGTTCCTGGGAGACTCCTGGGACATGGTCATGAATAAAGTCCAGAAAGTCTGGTCTGTCGTCGGTGGCACCATCATCAATGGCATCGGCCATATGATGAACACGCTCAAGGTTCTCAATCCGGCAATGGCGAGTGTGCTTCCCGATACAGGCGAGTTTCGGTTCCGGGCGAAAGAATTCACCGGCGCTTATAAAACCTCAGATGAAATTGACAGTGCCACGAACGCCAGTATTGCCGATCGTGATCAGCGGGCCAGGGCAAACCGGCAGGGCATTCGCCAGGGCCAGCAGGGTTCGCATGAGACTGCAGGGGAGATGTCTCAGCAACGGCAGGACGCTCGACAAAAAGAGCTCGAGGCGTCACAGAAAAAAGCCGCGGATGCCATGGCCGCTGCCCAGCAGGAACTGAAAGACCTGCTTAACAAAGAAAGTGCCGCGGCTGCCACGAGCTCTGAAGAGAAACAGAAACAGGCGGCGGCAGCGGCGGCGGCCGCATCGTCTGCGACGGGGCCCAATGGAGCGGTCGCCAAAGCGGGCAAGGCCATCGGTGGTGGATCCGGAGACCTGCGAACCAAAGAGGGCATCGATACGCTTACCAGGCTGATCAATCTGAATGGGGGGGAAGTGACAGCCAAGGAACAACTCGCACAACTGAAAAAAGTGGTGTCTCTGCTACAAAGAGACAATTCTGTCGAAGTGGTAAGGAGCAGCTAA